The following coding sequences are from one Campylobacter sp. RM16187 window:
- a CDS encoding excinuclease ABC subunit A — MRNLLAIFAFTVSLFASNLLTYNIYERSDRVDVMLSFDAPYEGNIFQKRENDMTMLIFNGLNFDQAVEKNLNSKILQELYIEPKQNSVVLSIKSSSSIGVTASKTSDGFGLRIRVVSTAAASTKNEQPISQSEQIIQPKTSTTINTQPDIQNIFDARYYMVIGVLIAFAIALWLLKNFIVKKTGGSRKLNLAGWLNSDKSQDVKILYEKPLDRTNKVMLLNHQNKKYLVLVGSSNVLLDKFGEDTINSENDFEAFFEENRKRIGQYLEDRQNALSAYKDKASLN, encoded by the coding sequence ATGAGAAATTTGCTTGCTATTTTTGCTTTTACCGTCTCATTATTTGCCTCAAACCTACTCACATATAATATATATGAAAGAAGCGATAGGGTCGATGTAATGCTTTCATTTGACGCACCTTACGAGGGAAATATATTCCAAAAGCGTGAAAACGATATGACAATGCTTATATTTAACGGGCTAAATTTCGATCAGGCTGTTGAAAAAAACTTAAACTCAAAAATACTTCAAGAACTATACATAGAACCCAAGCAAAATAGCGTAGTTTTAAGCATAAAAAGCAGTTCTTCAATAGGAGTAACGGCTTCTAAAACCTCTGACGGATTTGGACTCAGAATCAGAGTCGTAAGCACAGCTGCCGCCTCAACTAAAAACGAGCAACCTATTTCACAAAGCGAACAGATAATCCAGCCCAAAACGTCTACAACTATAAATACTCAGCCTGATATACAAAATATCTTTGACGCAAGATATTATATGGTAATAGGTGTTCTTATAGCCTTTGCCATAGCTCTTTGGCTGCTTAAAAACTTCATAGTCAAAAAAACAGGAGGCAGCAGAAAACTAAATCTTGCCGGATGGCTAAATAGCGATAAAAGTCAGGATGTAAAAATTTTATATGAAAAACCGCTTGATAGAACAAACAAGGTTATGCTATTAAACCATCAAAACAAAAAATACCTTGTCTTGGTGGGCAGTTCAAATGTGCTACTAGATAAATTTGGTGAAGACACTATTAATAGCGAAAATGACTTTGAGGCATTTTTTGAAGAAAATCGTAAGAGAATAGGACAGTATCTTGAAGATAGGCAAAATGCCTTGAGCGCATACAAGGACAAGGCTAGCCTCAACTAA
- the fliN gene encoding flagellar motor switch protein FliN, whose amino-acid sequence MDISVDFISELGTTTISVRELLKLENGSVIDLEKPAGESVELFINNRIFGKGEVMVYEKNLAIRINEILDSKSVIQYFKREQL is encoded by the coding sequence ATGGATATAAGCGTAGACTTTATCTCCGAACTTGGCACGACAACAATTAGCGTAAGAGAGCTTTTAAAGCTTGAAAACGGCTCGGTTATAGATCTTGAAAAGCCTGCCGGCGAAAGTGTGGAACTCTTCATTAACAACCGAATTTTTGGCAAGGGCGAAGTAATGGTGTATGAGAAAAATTTAGCTATCCGCATAAATGAAATTTTAGACTCAAAATCAGTAATTCAATACTTCAAAAGAGAGCAATTATGA
- a CDS encoding restriction endonuclease — protein MMDIIEIGIKHLCEDTLGYKVSEAKTLNGEFYGSSLPIYKGRDEYQFYLYFKKETLNQFAKILLGVDELAEDELSDICKESANLAIGYAKNILNERENNAYKMGTPEYLGRMQGFPVELEEKRIYKIKNRTFQIGYKKA, from the coding sequence ATGATGGATATAATTGAGATAGGAATAAAACACCTTTGTGAAGATACTCTCGGATATAAAGTCAGTGAAGCAAAAACATTAAATGGCGAATTTTATGGCTCTAGCCTACCAATTTATAAAGGCAGGGACGAATATCAATTCTACCTTTATTTTAAAAAAGAGACTTTAAATCAGTTTGCTAAAATTTTATTGGGAGTTGATGAGCTAGCCGAGGATGAACTAAGTGATATTTGCAAAGAGAGTGCAAATTTGGCAATAGGATATGCTAAAAACATACTAAATGAACGAGAAAATAACGCCTACAAAATGGGTACTCCAGAATATCTCGGGCGTATGCAAGGCTTTCCTGTGGAGCTTGAAGAAAAGAGAATCTATAAAATAAAAAATAGAACATTTCAAATAGGGTACAAAAAGGCATGA
- the trpA gene encoding tryptophan synthase subunit alpha, which translates to MAKISKAFEGKKANIGYIVAGYPSIEHTKEFLLNLDESALDLVELGVPYSDPLADGKLIAEASFDAVTKGINTDTVFNLLEECKGRINKPLVFLVYYNLVFSYGVEKFIARSSEVGISGFIIPDLPYEECEEVSALCDKFGLDLVPLISVTSAHRTDKILNIGRGFIYALGAIGVSGSERASIDRLKNLVSNLKQKSDLPVAVGFGVKNSSDVSEVKSFADGAIIGTEIVKLTAKFSGKKLIEEINKLF; encoded by the coding sequence ATGGCTAAGATCTCTAAGGCCTTTGAAGGTAAAAAGGCAAACATCGGCTACATCGTCGCTGGCTATCCAAGCATTGAGCACACGAAGGAGTTTTTGCTAAATTTGGACGAAAGCGCGCTTGATCTGGTTGAGCTTGGCGTGCCGTATTCTGATCCGTTAGCTGACGGTAAACTGATAGCCGAAGCTAGCTTTGATGCTGTAACTAAAGGCATAAACACGGACACTGTCTTTAACCTGCTTGAAGAGTGCAAAGGGCGCATAAACAAGCCTCTTGTCTTTTTGGTCTATTATAATCTCGTGTTTTCTTACGGAGTGGAAAAATTTATCGCGCGCTCAAGTGAGGTCGGCATAAGCGGATTTATCATCCCGGATCTACCGTATGAGGAGTGCGAAGAGGTAAGCGCGCTATGTGATAAATTTGGGCTTGATCTGGTGCCTTTAATAAGCGTCACCTCAGCCCACAGAACGGATAAAATTTTAAATATCGGCAGAGGCTTCATCTACGCACTTGGAGCTATCGGCGTAAGCGGATCTGAGCGTGCGAGCATAGATAGGCTTAAAAATTTAGTCTCAAATTTAAAGCAAAAGAGCGATTTGCCTGTGGCTGTGGGCTTTGGTGTGAAAAACAGCTCTGATGTTAGCGAGGTTAAAAGCTTTGCAGACGGAGCGATAATCGGCACCGAAATCGTCAAGCTAACGGCGAAATTTAGCGGTAAAAAATTGATAGAAGAAATCAATAAGCTTTTTTAA
- the trpB gene encoding tryptophan synthase subunit beta, with the protein MNTKAYFGKFGGQFVPETVMFALEELEEAYEKIASTQEFKDELNDLLKHYVGRPSPLYHAKRLSKHYGHEIYLKREDLNHTGAHKINNALGQALLAKKMGKKKVLAETGAGQHGVATATAAALLGLECDVYMGATDVARQQLNAFRMDLLGAKVVSIHDGLKTLKEATTAAIQAWVNEIESSFYVIGSVVGPHPYPKIVRDLQSVIGRETKEQLKEYGVKADYVIACVGGGSNAIGIFSGFLDDESVNLVGIEAAGLGADTAYHAATLTKGREGIIHGMKTIVLQDNYGMIAPVHSISAGLDYPGVGPEHAHLHDIKRAKYYPISDDECINALRLTSRLEGVIPAIESSHALAYLEKLCPNLSKKSTIVVNVSGRGDKDMNTVIGYEKGKIYG; encoded by the coding sequence TTGAACACTAAGGCGTATTTTGGCAAATTTGGCGGGCAGTTCGTGCCTGAAACGGTTATGTTTGCGCTTGAAGAGCTTGAAGAGGCTTACGAAAAGATCGCTAGCACGCAGGAGTTTAAAGACGAGCTTAACGACCTACTAAAGCACTACGTCGGTCGCCCTAGCCCGCTTTATCACGCAAAGCGCCTAAGCAAACATTACGGGCATGAAATTTATCTAAAGCGTGAGGATCTAAACCACACCGGCGCTCACAAGATAAATAACGCCCTCGGTCAAGCTCTGCTGGCTAAAAAAATGGGCAAAAAGAAAGTTTTAGCAGAAACAGGAGCCGGACAGCACGGCGTGGCGACTGCGACTGCTGCGGCACTGCTTGGACTAGAGTGTGATGTATATATGGGCGCAACCGATGTAGCTAGGCAGCAGCTAAACGCCTTTAGGATGGATCTGCTTGGCGCAAAGGTTGTAAGCATACATGACGGGCTAAAAACGCTTAAAGAAGCCACCACTGCGGCTATCCAAGCGTGGGTGAACGAGATAGAAAGCAGCTTTTACGTGATCGGCTCGGTCGTGGGTCCGCATCCTTATCCAAAGATCGTGCGCGATCTTCAAAGTGTGATCGGACGCGAGACCAAAGAGCAGCTAAAAGAGTATGGCGTGAAGGCTGATTACGTGATAGCTTGCGTTGGCGGCGGAAGTAATGCGATAGGAATTTTTAGCGGATTTTTGGATGATGAGAGCGTAAATTTAGTAGGCATAGAAGCCGCCGGACTTGGAGCGGATACTGCATATCACGCAGCCACGCTTACCAAAGGGCGCGAAGGCATCATACACGGTATGAAAACCATCGTGCTTCAAGATAACTACGGCATGATAGCACCGGTTCATAGTATCTCAGCAGGTCTTGACTACCCGGGGGTGGGCCCTGAGCATGCGCACCTGCACGATATAAAACGCGCAAAATACTATCCGATAAGCGATGATGAGTGTATCAACGCACTTCGTCTTACAAGCCGACTTGAAGGCGTAATCCCTGCGATAGAGAGCTCTCACGCGCTTGCGTATCTGGAAAAACTCTGTCCGAATTTGAGCAAAAAAAGCACCATCGTAGTAAACGTATCAGGCAGAGGCGATAAAGACATGAACACGGTCATAGGATACGAGAAAGGAAAAATTTATGGCTAA
- a CDS encoding phosphoribosylanthranilate isomerase — MKTELKICGIKSEAEAKSVLELGVKFIGVILAKSPRQVDIKTARQIANLAHKFGAKCVGVFVGAGECGLSSRGEQSSCEIMEICEFAGLDVAQIYGEISQNLYANLKDLGVSVWKVLSVKDELVSTNEPHDLILYDYKGKNLGGNGVSFDWQILRDLKPFSFALAGGIGTQNAKEALKLKPLIIDVNSKVEDENMIKIPSKIKEILDTINQGDGIEH, encoded by the coding sequence ATGAAAACTGAGCTTAAAATTTGCGGTATCAAAAGCGAAGCAGAGGCTAAAAGCGTGCTTGAGCTGGGAGTAAAATTTATCGGCGTAATCCTTGCAAAAAGCCCAAGACAAGTAGATATAAAAACCGCTAGGCAAATAGCAAATTTAGCTCATAAATTCGGTGCAAAATGTGTCGGAGTCTTTGTAGGTGCAGGCGAGTGTGGCCTGTCATCAAGAGGCGAGCAAAGTAGCTGTGAGATAATGGAAATTTGCGAATTTGCAGGGCTTGACGTGGCTCAAATTTACGGAGAGATAAGCCAAAATTTATACGCAAATTTAAAAGATCTTGGAGTTAGCGTCTGGAAAGTTTTAAGCGTAAAAGATGAGCTTGTCAGCACAAACGAACCGCATGATTTGATTCTTTATGACTATAAAGGCAAAAATTTAGGCGGTAACGGAGTGAGTTTTGACTGGCAAATTTTAAGAGATCTAAAGCCTTTTAGTTTTGCATTAGCAGGCGGCATAGGTACGCAAAACGCAAAAGAAGCTCTAAAGCTAAAACCGCTTATAATCGACGTAAACAGCAAAGTTGAAGATGAAAATATGATAAAAATTCCAAGCAAAATCAAAGAAATTTTAGACACTATAAACCAAGGAGACGGCATTGAACACTAA
- the trpD gene encoding anthranilate phosphoribosyltransferase, protein MILLIDNYDSFVFNVEQYIKELTDEEVISVRNDKITLEEIRRLNPSKIVLSPGPKHPKDSGVCLEILKSDLNVPILGICLGHQAIGLVGGAVIKRLEKPFHGKTSFIDVLEESPLFEGLPSKFEVMRYHSLYVDELPANLKALAVSEDGVIMALCDVNRPIFGIQFHPESYFTQYGKKIIENFINFKSETKAQESEPANFKRFLIKLQDNVGLDDRDFEQICKIIASKEYEITQLAALLVLISEKSLYPKSLASLVRNILKYSQTYRDYSPMIDLCGTGGDGFKTINISTAVSFILASLGVKVAKHGNKAVSSRSGSSDVLEGINLTMSNSLSTLRELLEEKNLAFFHAPFFHPLVAEVKEVRTRLGIRTVFNVLGPMLNPNLGLKNQLVGVYHKPVLKLYAQTLKLLGREHALIVRGEDGLDEISLCDETKIIELKNGEIYEYSITPEQFGFKRAFHSEIEGGTPEQNAEILVKILRGEERGAKFDIVVLNAMFALYTANFVSNPMDAKAAVIEAIDSGRVYEYFKDYIGAK, encoded by the coding sequence ATGATACTTCTGATAGATAACTACGACAGCTTCGTCTTTAACGTCGAGCAATACATCAAAGAGCTAACCGACGAAGAGGTCATAAGTGTGCGAAACGACAAGATCACGCTAGAAGAGATTCGCAGGCTAAATCCAAGCAAGATCGTGCTAAGTCCGGGGCCAAAACATCCAAAAGATAGCGGAGTTTGCCTTGAAATTTTAAAAAGCGATTTAAACGTGCCGATTTTAGGAATTTGTCTTGGACATCAGGCGATAGGACTAGTTGGCGGCGCGGTCATCAAGCGTCTTGAAAAGCCCTTTCACGGCAAGACTTCATTTATTGACGTACTTGAAGAAAGTCCGCTTTTTGAGGGGCTACCTAGCAAATTTGAGGTTATGCGATATCACTCGCTTTATGTAGATGAGCTACCTGCGAATTTAAAAGCCCTTGCAGTAAGCGAAGATGGCGTTATAATGGCGCTTTGCGATGTGAACCGACCTATTTTTGGTATCCAGTTTCATCCTGAGAGCTACTTCACGCAATACGGCAAAAAGATAATCGAAAATTTCATAAATTTTAAAAGCGAAACCAAAGCACAAGAGAGCGAACCTGCCAATTTCAAGCGCTTTTTGATCAAGCTTCAAGATAACGTAGGGCTTGATGATAGGGATTTTGAGCAAATTTGCAAGATTATCGCTTCAAAAGAGTATGAGATAACTCAGCTTGCAGCGCTTTTGGTGCTAATTAGCGAAAAAAGTCTTTATCCAAAGAGTCTCGCAAGCCTTGTTAGAAATATCCTAAAATACTCGCAAACCTACCGCGACTACTCACCGATGATAGATCTATGCGGTACCGGCGGAGACGGCTTTAAAACGATAAATATCTCAACTGCGGTTTCGTTTATCCTGGCAAGCCTTGGAGTTAAAGTCGCAAAGCACGGCAATAAGGCAGTTTCAAGCAGATCTGGTAGCTCAGATGTGCTAGAGGGCATAAATTTAACCATGTCAAACTCACTCAGCACCTTAAGAGAGCTACTTGAAGAAAAGAATTTAGCATTTTTTCATGCGCCGTTTTTCCATCCGCTAGTTGCGGAAGTAAAAGAGGTGCGCACTCGCCTTGGCATAAGGACGGTGTTTAACGTGCTTGGCCCTATGCTAAATCCAAATTTGGGGCTTAAAAACCAACTCGTAGGCGTGTATCACAAGCCTGTTTTAAAGCTCTACGCACAGACTTTAAAGCTGCTTGGACGCGAGCATGCGCTGATAGTGCGCGGTGAAGACGGGCTTGATGAGATAAGTTTGTGCGATGAAACAAAGATAATCGAGCTTAAAAACGGCGAAATTTACGAATATTCCATAACCCCTGAGCAGTTTGGCTTCAAGCGCGCATTTCACAGCGAGATAGAGGGCGGCACGCCTGAGCAAAACGCTGAAATTTTGGTTAAAATTTTAAGAGGCGAAGAAAGAGGAGCGAAATTTGACATAGTCGTGCTAAACGCGATGTTTGCGCTCTACACGGCAAATTTCGTCTCAAATCCGATGGACGCAAAGGCTGCTGTGATAGAGGCGATTGATAGCGGTAGAGTTTATGAGTACTTTAAAGACTATATCGGTGCAAAATAA
- a CDS encoding anthranilate synthase component I family protein — protein sequence MLLLEPLIYYEAIRQKFKNSFLAEDTTQAIIGIDCEYISSDEVDFTGLESYFLAQKHSAPFAGLFGVLGYESVRYFEKIPEFQSSQYEFPNFFYANARAYLHFDKTSKIYTFYGDKAKYYDFLKEVKEPNFTAKESFYQICTDLDKECEHFLGMTQKAKEYLYSGDIFQVVLSEQLKLVSDMDSFEFYKLLSKANPSPYMFHFPTPHGDIVGSSPELVCEIRNSQIFVAPIAGTRGRGKDAIDDERLKNELINDEKELAEHKMLIDLARNDIGRVAKSSSVSVKNPMHVVFYESVMHMASDVYGIKRDDASSFEVVSSIFPAGTLSGTPKIRAMEIISQLETYKRNAYGGGIGFFHFNGDVQQAILIRSAVFVPKNGTSEVFIQAGAGIVIDSIAQNEYKEICKKRASVLNVFKNKCREFK from the coding sequence ATGCTTTTACTAGAGCCTTTAATTTATTACGAAGCGATAAGACAAAAATTTAAAAACAGCTTTTTAGCTGAAGACACCACTCAAGCTATCATCGGCATAGACTGCGAATACATAAGCAGCGATGAGGTTGATTTCACGGGGCTTGAGAGCTATTTTTTAGCTCAAAAACACAGTGCGCCTTTTGCTGGGCTTTTTGGAGTTTTAGGATATGAAAGCGTTAGATATTTTGAGAAAATTCCAGAATTTCAAAGCTCACAGTATGAATTTCCAAATTTTTTCTACGCAAATGCAAGAGCCTATCTGCACTTTGATAAAACTAGCAAAATTTACACGTTTTACGGTGATAAAGCCAAATACTACGACTTTTTAAAAGAGGTAAAAGAGCCAAATTTCACCGCTAAAGAGAGCTTTTATCAAATTTGCACCGACTTAGACAAAGAGTGCGAGCACTTTTTGGGTATGACTCAAAAAGCCAAGGAGTATCTATATAGCGGAGATATCTTTCAAGTAGTGCTAAGCGAGCAATTAAAGCTAGTTAGCGACATGGACAGCTTTGAGTTTTATAAGCTTTTAAGCAAGGCAAATCCAAGCCCTTATATGTTTCACTTCCCGACTCCGCACGGCGATATCGTTGGCTCAAGCCCGGAGCTAGTCTGCGAGATAAGAAACTCTCAAATTTTCGTAGCTCCCATTGCAGGCACAAGAGGTCGCGGCAAGGACGCCATAGATGATGAGAGGCTAAAAAACGAGCTTATAAACGACGAAAAAGAGCTAGCCGAGCATAAAATGCTCATCGACTTAGCCAGAAACGACATCGGACGCGTGGCAAAAAGCTCAAGCGTAAGCGTAAAAAACCCGATGCACGTAGTCTTTTACGAAAGCGTTATGCACATGGCTAGCGACGTTTACGGCATTAAGCGCGATGATGCAAGCTCTTTTGAGGTTGTTTCTAGCATTTTTCCCGCCGGCACACTCAGCGGAACACCAAAAATTCGCGCTATGGAGATCATCTCGCAGCTTGAAACTTACAAACGAAACGCATACGGAGGCGGGATAGGATTTTTTCATTTTAACGGCGACGTGCAGCAAGCTATCCTTATAAGAAGTGCGGTTTTTGTGCCTAAAAACGGCACTAGCGAAGTATTTATCCAAGCTGGTGCCGGTATCGTCATAGATAGCATTGCTCAAAACGAATACAAAGAAATTTGCAAAAAACGCGCCTCGGTGCTAAACGTCTTTAAAAACAAATGTAGAGAGTTCAAATAA
- a CDS encoding DUF302 domain-containing protein, whose translation MKKLLVSAVAMASLAFGGENMLIKGTSALSVDETVAKFSNILKEKGIMLFDVFNHSKLAKEAGLEMTETSVVVFGAPKVGTLLMQCEPQIALELPLKFLIYKEGDKTTVAYEDIENIAKRYDVKNCDVVEKLSAAQANLHKALTK comes from the coding sequence ATGAAAAAACTACTTGTTTCAGCGGTAGCTATGGCTTCGCTGGCATTTGGAGGTGAAAACATGCTTATAAAAGGCACGAGCGCTCTAAGCGTAGATGAGACGGTGGCTAAATTTAGCAACATCCTTAAAGAAAAAGGCATCATGCTTTTTGACGTATTTAACCACTCAAAACTGGCTAAAGAGGCAGGTCTTGAGATGACTGAAACTAGCGTTGTGGTATTTGGCGCGCCAAAGGTCGGCACTCTTTTAATGCAGTGCGAACCGCAAATCGCGCTTGAGCTTCCGCTAAAATTTCTTATCTACAAAGAGGGCGATAAGACTACCGTAGCTTATGAAGATATCGAAAATATCGCCAAAAGATACGATGTGAAAAACTGCGACGTAGTTGAAAAACTAAGCGCTGCACAGGCAAATTTACACAAAGCTTTGACCAAGTGA
- a CDS encoding sulfite exporter TauE/SafE family protein: MFIGYVILGVFVGFVSGFFGIGGGAVVVPAMILLGYDIKYAIGVSIMQMVFSSIFGSFVNLRSKMLDLRSALVLGLGGFCGALSSGFIVSHFSSKFLLGALITAQIINLTKLLTSPIEPKGEQNSSQILLFLIGLITGAVAISVGIGGSVFVMPALIGFLNYDIKKAVSTGLFFVVFSSTAGFISLASHGLVHYEIGVAIGLGSLLGVYFGVKTSHAIDKKKQKYWMVALITTILVITIRKFLIA; this comes from the coding sequence ATGTTTATCGGATATGTGATTCTAGGCGTTTTTGTCGGGTTTGTTTCGGGATTTTTCGGTATCGGAGGCGGTGCTGTCGTCGTGCCTGCGATGATACTTTTAGGCTATGATATCAAATATGCAATCGGCGTTAGCATCATGCAGATGGTCTTTAGCTCCATTTTTGGCTCGTTTGTAAATTTGCGCTCTAAAATGCTTGATCTAAGGTCTGCTTTGGTGCTTGGGCTAGGCGGATTTTGCGGTGCGCTTAGTAGCGGGTTTATCGTCTCTCACTTTTCGTCTAAATTTTTGCTTGGCGCGCTTATAACGGCTCAGATCATAAATTTAACCAAACTTTTAACCAGCCCAATCGAGCCAAAAGGAGAGCAGAACAGCTCGCAAATTTTGCTATTTCTCATAGGTCTTATCACGGGAGCGGTGGCTATTAGTGTAGGCATAGGAGGCTCTGTTTTTGTTATGCCAGCGCTTATCGGGTTTTTAAACTATGATATCAAAAAAGCCGTTAGCACGGGACTATTTTTCGTAGTGTTTAGCTCGACTGCGGGCTTTATAAGCCTTGCTTCACATGGACTGGTGCACTATGAGATAGGAGTTGCGATCGGGCTTGGCTCGCTTCTTGGGGTGTATTTTGGCGTAAAGACATCGCACGCCATAGATAAAAAGAAGCAAAAATACTGGATGGTCGCTCTTATAACGACCATCCTTGTAATTACGATTAGAAAATTTTTAATAGCTTAA